In the Methanofastidiosum sp. genome, CGCCTCTAGAAGATATTGTAGGTCAAGAAAGAGCATTAAAAGCACTGAAATTTGGACTAGAGATAAAAGAGAAAGGATTTAATATTTTTGTTGCAGGTTTTCCCGGAACTGGAAAAATGACGGCAGTGAAAAGTTTTTTAGATAAAATTGCCGAAGATCAAACTGTACCTTTTGACTGGTGTTATGTTAATAATTTTCAAGAATCATATGAGCCCAAAGCCATTAAACTAAAAGCAGGTCAAGGAAAAGTTTTTCACAAAGATATGTTAAATTTCCTAAACGAAGCTAAAATTAATCTTCCGAAAGCATTTGAAAGTGAAGACTTTGCTTTAAAGAGAGAGGCAACTATTCAGAAAATTGAAGCTGAACGAAATAAAATCTTTTCTGAACTAAATAAAAAAGCAGAGAAAGAAGGATTAATTGTTCAAAGTACTCCAATGGGATTCGTTTTTGTTCCTATTGTCAGTGGAAGGCCAATGACTGAAGAAGAATTTATAGCTTTAAATCCCGAAATGAAAGAGGATATACAAAGGAAAAGAGATAAATTAAACTCAGAGTTAAGATTAGTGTTTAGACAGCTAAAAGAATTAGACACAAAAACATTTGAAGAAATAAAGGAATTAAATAAAGAAGTTGCTCTTTTTACAATGGGCCATTTGGTAGACGATTTGAATAAAAAATATTCTGAGTATCCCGATATTATAAACTATTTAAAAGAAGTGCAGGAAGACATATTAGAAAATTTAGCCTTATTCTATAAACCAAATGTTCCTCAAGCTCCAGTTCAAGCTCCATGGGCAGAGGAATTGCCATTTAGGAAATATATGGTCAATCTATTCACAGATAACTCTACACTGGCAGGGAGGCCAGTTGTAGTGGAGCTGAATCCAACATACCATAATCTCTTTGGGAGGATAGAGAAAGAAGCACAGTTTGGGATGCTTACTACTGATTTTACCATGATACGAAGTGGCTCTATCCACAAGGCAAATGGGGGATACCTTGTAATACCTGCTGAAGAGTTAGTGAAAAATCTTTTCTCTTATGATGGATTAAAAAGAGCCTTAAGTAGCGAGGAAGCGATAGTTGAAGAGGCGGGAGAGCGACTTGGATTTATTACAACAAAAGGTTTGAGACCTGCACCTATACCATTAAACACAAAAGTTATTATTATTGGAAATCCAATGATATACCAGACTCTTTTCTCCCTTGATCCAGAATTTAAAGAGTTATTCAAGGTCAAGGCAGAATTTGATATTAACATGGATTTCAACAATGACAATGTAAAAAACTATGTTTCATTTATATGCTCTCTTTGCTCCAAAGAAAATCTACAGCACCTTGATTCTTCTGCAATAGGTAAAGTCATTGAGTTTGGCTCAAGATTGGCCGATGATCAAGAGAAATTATCTACAAGATTTGCAGATATAGCAGATATTATACGTGAAGCAAACTTCTATGCTAGACAAGACAAGAATAACGTAATAAAAGATATTCATATAATAAAAGCCGTTGAGGAAAAAAATTATCGTTCTAATCTTATCCAAGAAAGATTAAATGAAATGGTAACACGAGGCTTTTATCTTATTGATACTGAAGGAGAAGCAGTTGGTCAAATAAACGGTCTTGCAGTATTAAGTTTAGGTGATTATGCCTTTGGTAGACCCTCTAGAGTTACTGCTACCGTAAATATCGGTAGGGGAGGTATTATAGATATTGAACGAGAAGCCAAAATGGGGGGAAATATTCACTCTAAAGGTGTAATGATCTTAGGTGGTTATTTAGCAGAAAACTTTGCGCAAGATAAACCATTAAATCTAACTGCTCGGCTAGTATTTGAACAAAATTATGAGGGTGTCGATGGAGATAGCGCATCAAGCACAGAACTTTATGCAATATTATCCGCTCTCTCGGAAGTTCCAATAAAACAATACTTTGCTGTTACAGGGTCTGTTAATCAGAAAGGAGAAGTGCAGGCAATTGGTGGCGTTAACTATAAAATTGAAGGATTCTATGAAATTTGCAAGGCCAAAGGACTTAATGGAAAGCAAAGTGTATTAATACCAAGAAGTAATGTTCAAAATCTAATGCTTAAAGAAGAGGTCGTCGAAGCAGTAAAAGAAGGAAAATTCCATATATTTTCTGTGGATAATATCAAGGAAGGAATTGAAATACTGACAGGAATCAAAGCTGGAGAAAAAGGGTCAGATGGTAAGTATCCAGAAGATACAATATATGGGATGGTCGATAAACGTCTCAAAAGTATGGCTGAAGAAATGGAAAAGTCTTCAGAAGAAAAAGAAAAATAAGTATTTTAGATAGGAGGTCAAATAATGGTGAATGTAAAAG is a window encoding:
- a CDS encoding AAA family ATPase, with product MTKELSSDMIRRTFDKNKLKCKSSQEVSPLEDIVGQERALKALKFGLEIKEKGFNIFVAGFPGTGKMTAVKSFLDKIAEDQTVPFDWCYVNNFQESYEPKAIKLKAGQGKVFHKDMLNFLNEAKINLPKAFESEDFALKREATIQKIEAERNKIFSELNKKAEKEGLIVQSTPMGFVFVPIVSGRPMTEEEFIALNPEMKEDIQRKRDKLNSELRLVFRQLKELDTKTFEEIKELNKEVALFTMGHLVDDLNKKYSEYPDIINYLKEVQEDILENLALFYKPNVPQAPVQAPWAEELPFRKYMVNLFTDNSTLAGRPVVVELNPTYHNLFGRIEKEAQFGMLTTDFTMIRSGSIHKANGGYLVIPAEELVKNLFSYDGLKRALSSEEAIVEEAGERLGFITTKGLRPAPIPLNTKVIIIGNPMIYQTLFSLDPEFKELFKVKAEFDINMDFNNDNVKNYVSFICSLCSKENLQHLDSSAIGKVIEFGSRLADDQEKLSTRFADIADIIREANFYARQDKNNVIKDIHIIKAVEEKNYRSNLIQERLNEMVTRGFYLIDTEGEAVGQINGLAVLSLGDYAFGRPSRVTATVNIGRGGIIDIEREAKMGGNIHSKGVMILGGYLAENFAQDKPLNLTARLVFEQNYEGVDGDSASSTELYAILSALSEVPIKQYFAVTGSVNQKGEVQAIGGVNYKIEGFYEICKAKGLNGKQSVLIPRSNVQNLMLKEEVVEAVKEGKFHIFSVDNIKEGIEILTGIKAGEKGSDGKYPEDTIYGMVDKRLKSMAEEMEKSSEEKEK